Genomic DNA from Enterococcus saccharolyticus subsp. saccharolyticus:
AAATTGTTTTGACTTCAGCACGCCCACCAAAAGCAATGATAACTATTGCAGAAGAATTAACACTTCAGACGCCGTTAGTTTGTTTTAATGGGGCGTTGATTACACAGGTTCAAAGCCAACAATTTGTTGATTTGTATAGTGTCGCTTTAGAAAGATTAGACACTTTGATGTTATATCAATTAATTACTTCAATGTTTCCCGCTATAAGTATCAACATCTATTCTAGTGATCGTTGGTTAGTTGAAAAAATAGGGACTTGGGAACAACAAGAAATGGATATCACGGGAGTACAACCTGAAGTAGTAGATATGCATGTTTTTTTAAAAGAGTATCATCCTATACATAAAATTTTATGCATGGGAGATGAAAAAGAAATTGCTCAACTAGAAATTGCTTTAATTTCGGCGAATTTGTTAGGTGTAACTTGTCATCTTTCAAAAACAACGTATCTAGAAATTATAAATAAAGATGTTTCTAAGTTGGCAGCGTTAGAATTTCTTTGCCGAAAATATAGTTTATCATTAGAAGAAGCAGTTGCAATCGGCGATAATTATAATGATTTACCGATGATTCAACATGCTGGGATAGGCATTGCTATGGGAAATGCACCCGAAAGAATCAAACAACAAGCTGATGTAGTAACTGTTTCTAATCAAGAAAATGGTTTTAGTCAAGCGTTGGCAAACTGCTTTGAATTGGCTATACTTGAATAAAAAGTGTTTTAAAAAGGTTGGGAGTACACATGAAACGTATTGAAAAAGTGTATCAAGCGCTATTGGATATCTGGCAAGAATGTGAGAAACAAGATTTTTTAATGAAACCTGGGTCATCTGCAAAGGAACTTGCAGAACAGTTAAATTTAACCAGAGCAAATACTAGTTTGGAGTTAAATAAATTAGTGCGCGAAAAACGTGTTTTAAAAATTAAATCATATCCAGTAGGTTATTTACCGATTAAAGTACTAGAAGAAAAATTACAAATTCAATGGGATCATCAAATAGAAGAGATAACAGATTTATCCACATTTGTTCATCGTCCAACTCGAAAGGTCAAAAGAAATCCTTTTGAGATGATGATTGGGAGTAATAATAGTTTGAAAAAAGCTGTTTTTCAAGCCAAAGCGGCCGTTTATTATCCCCCTAATGGCTTGCATATGTTGTTATTAGGACCCACTGGTTCAGGAAAAACTTTTTTTGCAAATAAAATTTATCAATACTCTATTTTTGAAAAATTAATTGATGAAGATGCTCCTTTTGAAAGTTTTAATTGTGCGGATTATTATCATAATCCACAACTTTTACTTTCACAATTATTTGGTTATACGAAAGGTGCTTTTACTGGAGCAGAAGAAGATCACGCTGGTTTAGTAGAAAAGGCTAATGGAGGTATTCTTTTGCTTGATGAAATTCATCGATTAACTCCTGAAGGTCAAGAGATGTTGTTTTATTTTATTGACCACAATCGTTTTAATCGTTTAGGTGAAACGGGATTTAAACGCCAAGCGAAAGTTTTAATTATTTGTGCAACAACAGAAGATCCTAATTCTTCTTTATTAGAAACATTTTTGCGAAGAATTCCAATGACAATTCAAATTCCAGCATTAAACCAGCGTTCTTTACGAGAAAGAATAGAATTGACAAAGTTTTTATTTGAAAAAGAAGCTAAGCGGGTACAACGAACATTTGTCATTGATATAGATGTGATTAATGCATTAATTAATACAGCTGCGTATGGTAATGTAGGACAATTGCAATCTCATATCCAATTGATTTGTGCACAATCTTTCTTACACAATTTACATGAGAAAAATAAAATTAGTATTGGTATTCAAGAATTACCTGAAGAAATGTTATCACAGTGGAGTTCAAGTAGTAAGAATATACAGCGTTCTAGGGAAATTGAGGAGCTAGTGGGTGTGACAACTGTTATTCATCCTTCAGAAAAAGGATTGGATGAAGAGTATGAAGGATTAAATATCTATGAAATTATTGAAGAGAAAGTCAAGATTTTAGAAAATGAAGGAATTCCTGAAGCACAAATTCATCAATATATTTTGACTGATTTGCACCTTCATGTTAAAAATTTTATTAATAATAAAGCAGTGAACTATAATTTACTAAAGTTTGTGGATCCAACAATCTCTAATTTAACGATTGAACTTAAAAAAATTGCTGAAAAAAATCTAGGTGTTCGTTTTGATAGAAAATTTCTCTACTATATCGGGATGCATTTAGATGCTTATTTTCGTCGAGAAAAGAAAGATAAATTACTCTCTCAACTAGATATTCATACGATTACTTCGGATCATAGTCGGGAATATGAAGTTGCGCAATTATTTAAATTGGAAATAGAAACCTGTTTGGGGGTTTTTTTACCGGAAATTGAAGTGATTTATTTAACAATGTTATTAGTATCTATCGAAACAGTTGAGGAGAAAAGGCAAGTGAGTGTTTTAGTTGTTACACATGGGAATTCAACCGCCACTTCGATGGTACAAGTTGCAGTTGAATTGTTAGGAGCAGCACCAATTGTTGCTTTAGATATGCCTTTAAATCTTAGTCCAGATGAGATGTTCCAACGAATATTACACCAAATTGAAGAATTAGAAACAGAAAATGGTGTGTTGATGCTTGTTGATATGGGATCATTAGCAATGATGGAAAATAAATTGATGGAAAAATCAGGTGTTACTATTAAAACAATTCCAAATGTAACAACACTTATCGTGTTAGATGTTGTCCGTAAGATAAATTATATGGATTTAAGTTTAGCAGGAATTTATTCATCCGTAATGAAAGATTTTTTAGCAACCGTTCAATTACAAGACAATGGACGAGCAAAAGCCATTTTATCGATTTGTACAACTGGTCGGGGGACAGCGAAAAAAATGGAACAGATGATTGCAGGCGTACTGCAAAATTCTACTGAAGAATCTGTTGAGATTATTACTGTATCAAGTCTGAAAATTCACCAAGCGATGCCTAAGCTTATTGAACAATATCAAATTTTAGCGACAGTTGGTACGAAAGACCCTAAAATCGATGTCCCTCATATTAGTTTAGAAGATTTAATTGAAGGTTCAGGCGATAAAGTCTTACGACAAGCAGTTGGTTTACCTTATGAGAAAAAACAACGAAAACCAAAAAACACAGTCGTAAAAGACTTATGTCAAGATGCTTTAAACACGTATTTAGTTTATCTGAATCCGTATCACTTAACGGATTTATTACTTGATTGGACAAAAGAATTGCAAATGAAAGTTGAGACAACATTTTCAAATATTTTAATTTTGAAGTTAGTTGTGCATACGGCATTTGCATTTGAAAGAGTCATCAAGCAAGATTCATTAACTTATACTGATCCATGGCGTGAAGAACTAAAGGAACCTTTGGAAGTTGTCTCAAATACGATAAAATCTCTAGAAGAAAAATTGGTACTATCTTTGTCTGAAGATGAAAAAATTTTTATTGCCGAAGTTTTATTAAATGAATAAAACAGTTTTGTTTTAATGAAACAGTGTTTTGAAAGGAAAATAATTCAAAAAAAGAGTGTTTTTATTTTGAGACACTCTTTTTTTGATATCGATGAACGGTTAATAATCAATACTTTATTTTTGAAACACTGTTTGGCACAAATCTTGCAAATAGTAAGATGAAAGGAGTGAAAAAGATGGTATCAATTTTAATTAGTGGTCATGGTCAAATATCTTTAGGTGTTTTAGATGCTTTTGAAATGATTTTTGGTGCTGATCCTGATGTGCAAGCAGTTCCGTTTTTAAAGGGGGAAGGGTTACCACAAGTAAATGAAAAATTTACCAATGTGTACAATACGTTAGATGGGAATCAAGAATTATTAATTTTAGTAGATGTTTTTGGAGGAACACCTTACAACGCAGCAGCACAATTAGCATTTGGAAAAGAAAATGTAGATATTGTTACGGGAGTTAATTTACCCATGCTATTAGAAGCTGCGGCTGGTAAAAATCAATCATTGGCACAGTTAGTAGAGTATCTAAAAGAAGTAAGTAAAGATGGCATTAAAAATTTTAAAGAAGAAGTTCGGGGAATTCAAACTGATGAAGAAGATGAGGAGGATTTATTATGAAAATTGAATTAGCTAGAATTGATGATCGTTTTATTCATGGACAAGTTTTGACAAAGTGGGTGAAACTACGTCCAATTAGTCGTATTATTATTGTTTCGGATGCGGTTGCGCAAGATGAAATGCGCAAAACGTTAATTTTATCAGTAGCACCAGCTAACGTAAAAGCCAGTGCCGTTTCTGTTGATAAAATGGTACGTGCGTATCAATCACCACGCTATACCAATGATACAGTCATGCTATTATTTGAAAATCCAGAAGATATTGTTGATTTAGTACAGAAGGGTGTTCCTTTAACTGAAATTAATGTTGGTGGAATGCGTTTTGAACGTGACCGCCAACAAATTACTAAAGCCGTCAGTGTATCATCTAAAAATATTGAAGCTTTTAGAAAGTTACATGACTTAGGTGTCAAACTTGAATTACGCCAATTACCAGGTGATACAAGTGTGGATTTTTATAAAGAATTAGTTGCAAAAGTTGGCGAATAGGAGGAGCGAATATGTCTGTAGTACAAATTATACTGCTTTTAATTGTTGCTGGAATTACTGGCATGGGAAGTGTATTAGATGAAGGTCAAACCCATCGACCACTTGTCGCTTGTACACTTGTTGGTTTAGTTTTAGGTGATATTACCACTGGTGTTATTTTAGGTGGGACGTTAGAAATGATGGCGTTGGGGTGGATGAATGTAGGCTTAGCGATGGCTCCAGATACAGCGATTGCGTCAGTTATTTCGACTATTTTAGTCATTACTGCGCATCAAGGAATTGGAGAAGGGATTGCTATTGCGGTTCCTTTAGCAGCTGCGGGTCAAGCATTAACTATTTTTGTTCGTACGATTGCGGTATTTTTTGTTCATAAAGCGGATAGTTATGCTGAGCAAGGGAATTTTCGTGGGATAGAAATTATGCATATTTCTGCTTTATTACTCCAAGCATTGCGTGTTATGATTCCAACATTTATTATTTCAATGATTAGTGCGGATGCCGTCAGTCATTTTTTAAATGGTATTCCAGAAGTCGTAACAGGTGGTTTACAAATTGGTGGGGGAATTATTGTTGTTGTTGGATATGCGATGGTTATTAATATGATGGATGTTCCTTACTTAAAACCATTCTTTTATATGGGCTTCTTATTTGCTGCTTTTACCAATTTCAATCTTGTAGGTTTTGGTGGTTTAGGTTTATGTCTGGCATTGCTTTTCATTCAATTGAAATACAATGTGATTGGAGGCACTTCTGCACCACAACCAGTTGCCTCAAATCAAGTGGCATTTGATGACCTGGACGATGACTTAGATGATGATTTAGATGCGTAAGGAGGATAAGAAGTATGGAAAATACAGAAAAGAAATTAACAAAAAAAGATTTAAATAGTATGTTTTGGAGATCAAATTTCTTGCTAGGATCGTTTAATTTTGAACGTGTGCAAAACATGGGGTTTTGCTTTGTAATGATTCCTGCAATTAAGCGATTATATGCACCCGGACAAGAACGTAATGAAGCTCTGCAACGTCATTTAGAGTGGTTCAATACACAACCTTGGTTAACCGCACCTATCTTTGGTGTAGTCAGTGCGATGGAAGAAGAAAAAGCGAATAAAGGTGAAATGCCTGGTAGTTCAATTGCCGCAATGAAGATTGGGTTGATGGGACCTTTAGCAGGTGTAGGGGATCCTATTTTTTGGGGGACAGCTCGTCCAGTACTGGCTGCTTTAGGCGCTTCGTTAGCGATGGCAGGTAGTGTAAGTGGGCCATTATTATTCTTTCTTTTAATTAATGCTATCCGTTTGGTAACAAAATACTATGGATTAACATTAGGTTACGAAAAAGGAAATGAGATTATTAAGGAAATGGCTGGCGGAACAGTTAAAAAATTAACAGAAGGTGCATCGATTGTCGGATTATTTGTAATGGGCGCTTTAGTTAGTAAGTGGACTACAATCAATATTCCGATTGTTGCAACTAGAATTACTAACGATGATGGCGAAGTGGTTACACAAACTGTTCAAAATGTTCTAGATAGTATCATGCCTGGAATGTTAGCATTAGTATTAACATTATTTGTTGCATGGTTATTGAAGAAAAATGTGAGTCCATTACTAATTATCTTAGTTATCTTTGCAGTAGGGATTGCTGGAAAAGCATTTGGTTTCTTAGGTTAATGAAAAACGAGTGGGTAAAAGGGAGAAATTGCACCTTTATCTACTCGTTTTTGCTTGTATTTATAAATAAATCCTTTATTTATAATTCCTTGAAATATGGTATGATAAATTTAATCGTACTGGTGAGGAAATAGAAGGAGAAACTGTTTTGCTCAAACAGATTAAATGATTGGAGAGGCGCATTCGCTAGTGGTTTAAAATAAAACAGTCTCTTCTTTTCAAATATTGAAATAAACGGGAGGAAGCAATGTGATGAATGAAAAAATTTTAGAGATTGATCCGTTTTTAAAACCATATGTTTCAGATATTCGTTTAAGAAATAAAAATTATGTAGATACGAAAAAAAGATTACTAACAAAAGAGAAAAAATTGTCTAACTTTGCGAATGGTCATCATTATTTTGGTTTTCACAAGCAAAAGGATGGATGGGTTTATCGTGAATGGGCGCCCAATGCAAAAAAGATTGCGTTAATTGGTGATTTTAATCAATGGAATCGCACCAGCCATTTTTTACAATCGATTGGTGATGGTGTTTGGGAAATTAAATTGACAAAAAAAGACAAATTGGTTCATGGATCTAAGGTTCGTATTGAAATTACTACTGAAAAAGATACATTTGAGCGGATTCCAACATATTGTAAGCGAGTTGTTCAAAAGAAAGAAACCGTTGATTTTGATGGGGAAGTGTGGGCTCCTGAGACAGCTTTTGTATGGACTGACCAAGATTTTAAACGTAACCAAGATGAACCAGTCTTGATTTATGAAAGTCATGTGGGGATGGCAGGGATCAAAGAAGGAATTTCTACTTTTCAAGATTATATTGAAATCGTTTTACCTCGTGTGAAAAAATTAGGTTATAATACGATTCAATTAATGGCGATTGCAGAACATCCATATTATGGTTCCTTTGGTTACCAAGTATCCAATTTTTTTGCTGTTTCTTCTAAATTCGGGACACCAGAAGAATTGAAATTATTGATTGATACTGCACATCAGATGGGGATTAGTGTTTTATTGGACATTGTTCATTCGCATGCTGCAACGAATGTAGTGGAAGGTTTAGCCGAATTTGATGGAACAGAAATACAATATTTCTACTCAGGAAAAAGAGGAACGCATCCGGAATGGGGATCAAAACTATTTAACTATGGTAAAACAGAAGTTATCCATTTTCTGTTATCGAATGTGAAATATTGGTTGGAAGAATATCATTTTGATGGATTCCGTTTTGATGCGGTGACATCTATGTTGTATCACCATCACGGATTAGGTGTTGCTTTTGACAATTACGACAAATATTTTTCTACGAACACTGATACCGAAGCAGTAACCTATTTACAATTAGCTGCAGAAATCGCAAAAGAAGTAGACCCAGATTGTATTTTGATTGCAGAAGATATGAGTGGAATGCCAGGAATGTGTTTACCCATCGAAATTGGTGGTATAGGCTTTGATTATCGTTTGGGAATGGGTGTACCTGATTTTTGGATTAAGACATTGAAAAATATGTCGGATTACGATTGGAATTTAGGTTCCATTTGGTATGAATTAACACAAAGACGTCCGCAAGAAAAAGTGGTTGGGTACTGTGAATCGCATGACCAAGCGTTAGTTGGTGATAAAACGATTATGTTCCGGTTGGCAGACCAAGAAATGTATTGGAAAATGGATGTCTTCTCACAAAGTGATATTATTGATCGGGCAATTGCTCTGCATAAAATGATTCGTTTGATTACTTGTACCTGTGCAGGGGAAGGGTATTTAAACTTTATGGGAAATGAATTTGGTCATCCGGAATGGATTGATTTTCCAAATCCTGATAATGATTGGAGCTATTCAAAAGCGAGAAGACGTTGGGATTTAGCCGAAGATACCAATTTGAGATATCGTTTTTTACAAAGTTTTGACCATGCGATGATTCAATTAGTGAAAGAAAATAATTTATTAGCAACTCCATCGCAATTATTATTCCATCATGAAGACCATAAGTTACTTGCTTATCAAAAAGGGGCATATGTCTTTGTTTATAACTTCCATCCTGTTGCGCAGCACACAGTTACGCTACAAATTGAGAAGGCCTCAACTGCGGAAGTGGTGTTGCATTCTGATTGGCAACGATTTGGTGGATATTTGAATGCAGAGAATCCTGAAACAATAGTCATTACCAACAATAAATTAACGATTCCTATCAATCGAAGAGCCGTTGCTGTTTATAAAATATCATGATAAAAACGAACAATTATCAAAGCGAAACGGCTTTGTAATTGTTCGTTTTACTTATTGTCTTCGTTTTGTCTGAGTATTTGTTTCAATTTGTTCGAGTACAGCTTCTGCATTTAAACTAACATACGATCCAATGGTGAAATTCATCTGTTTTATGCGTTTCGGAATCCGTCGTAAGAGAGGGTGATTTAAAGAAATCACTGGGTCCACAAGCACCATTTTTTCTTTGGTAAAAACATACTTGTCAATATCTTCTAACTTAATAACGATCACATCAATTGCGTCATTTGTCAGCAATAAAATATTTCGTGCCAAAATTTTAACCACACTTCCTGCAATAGAAGAATGATCGATGAATACTACTTTCTCTGTCATTTTTCTCCATCCTTAATATAATAAAAATATTTAATTAAGAATATTAATTAAATGAAGGTTTGTAAATAGCAAACACAAAAAAACTACTTCGAATGTTTAGAAGTAGTTTAAGAGCGAAAGTGTTTTCGAAATTTTAATGGTGTACAGTTGTATTTTTGTTTGAATTTTGTAATGAAATAGCTAATATTGTTAAAACCAACAAAGTAACAAATTTCTGAAATGGAATGATTGGTAGTTTGTAATAATTCTTTTGCTTTATTTAACCGAAAGTCAATTAGGTAGTTGATGGGTGACAATTTTGTGTATTGCTTAAATAAGGTGGTACATTTATTTTTATTAATGGGAATCGATTGCGCAATATCGTCAACAGAGAGCGGTTGTTGATAATGGGTATGCACAAAATCTAGTAAGTGATAAATGTCGGACTGGCTTTTTTTGAAAGTCCCGGCTTCTGTTTGGACTTGAGACAACATACTTAATAATAATTCGTATAGCGTCAGATAATTTATTTTTGAAAAAACAGTTTCTCTTACTATAGATTCTTGCTGTGTCGTTAATTGAATGGGAATAAAATGAAACATGGGATCTTGTTGAATCGCTGATATCACGTTTTGGTAAAAGGATGTATTGATGAAAAAAGGTGAGAAATCAATACAAATATATTCGACGTTATCACTGATTGGTTTGGCACTATGTAATTTGGAACTATTAATTAAAATGCCTGATGAAGCAGAGAGCGTAATCGTACTCGTTTCAATCGAATAACTTAAGGTACCTTCAAGAATCCAGACAAATTGAAACTCTTGGTGCCAATGAGGCATGAGGCGATCTTGTTGTTGTTTATTTAAAATACGATGATAGATTGCTAGTGGTAAATTATCGGTGACATGTTTGGTCACTTCTTTTTGACTGTCCGTAATTTCAAAATACATGCAGATACTCCTTACAGAATAATGATAAAAATAGCCAGAATATTGAAAGATTTACATTGGTATGGCAATTATAATAATACAATATGAAAGAGAAAGAAAGAGGAGAATGATTATCAAAACGAAAGGAATTTTAGCAGCTTGCGGTGCGGCTAGTTTATGGGCAATCTCAGGCGTTTCAGGACAAATATTATTCAATCAATTTCATTTTTCAGCAAGTTGGTTAGTATCGACACGATTATTGATTGCTGGAATTGTTTTATTACTAATTGCTTTTTTTAGAAACCAGAAACAAATCTTTCAACCTTTTATGAATCAGAGAGATTTAGTAGCGTTACTTGCTTTTTCAGTGTTGGGGATGTTTCTCGTGCAGTTTACGTATTTTAAAACGATTGAATTAAGTAATGCTTCTTTTGCGACGATTATTCAATATACAGGCCCCTTTTTTGTCGTGTTGTATGAATCATTGCGTGGAAAACGATGGCCATCACTAATCACGATGTTTTTAATGGGGATTACTTTATTTGGTGTCACTTTGATTGCTTCTCACGGCGAAGGAATCAATTTATTTGCTTCCATCGATTCATTGTGTTGGGGGATTGGTTCGGCAATTGCTTTAGCTTTTTATTCCATTCAACCAAGAAATCTATTACGCAAGTATGGAAGTTTTACGATTGTTGGTTGGGGAATGATTCTAGGAAGTATCGTTGCAAATCTATATCATCCAGTGTGGCGAATAGATGGTCTTATCAATACAGCATCGTTTAGCCAGTTAGTCATTGTAGTAGTTTTCGGTACGGCAATAGCGTATTTAATTTATTTATCAAGTTTGAAATTTATCTCGTCAGCTTTAGCCAGTATTTTAACAGCATTTGAGCCTATTTTAGCAACGATTCTTTCCGTATTTTTATTCCATTTAGCCTTTTCATGGATTGAATTTATCGGGTTTGCTTGTGTGTTAGGATCAATTTTATTGTTACAAAAACGTGTATAAGATAGCTAGCGTAAGTCGCTAGTTATTTTTTTTGCCCACGGATAAAAAGTGGTCTTCGGCTAGGCATCTGTCCTGCTTTGATTTATTTCAAAGTAGGAGTTAACTGCACTTTGCGACGGGGAACTATGTTGTTAGCTCGATGGATATGTACTTGTTCCATTGAAAAAAGATAAGCAGTAGACAACCAATCTTTCTGGTTGTCTACTGCTTTTTAGGCTATTTTTCTTCTGCTTCAATCTCTTTAAGCATTTTTTTCATTTGATCGGTTAAGGCAAATGTTTCTAACATATCGGGACGACGTAAATAAGTACGACGTAAAGATTCTTTTAATTGCCATTCTTCAATTAACTTATGATTGCCATTCATTAAAACAGCAGGAACGTCCATGTCGTTAAATGAAGCCGGGCGTGTGTATTGGGGATGTTCCAATAAACCAGTTGAATGTGAATCTGTTTGGGCAGAAATAGTATTCCCTAAAACATCTGGTAACAAACGGACAGTCGCATCGATCATCACCATCGCACCTAATTCGCCTCCAGTTAACACATAATCACCTAAAGAAACTTCATCCGTAACTAGGGAACGAATACGCTCGTCATATCCTTCATAATGGCCACAAATAAACACGAGATGTTCTTCTTGTGAAAATTCTTCTGCCATTGCTTGATTGAAGGGTTTACCTGCTGGATCAAGCAAAATCACGCGTTTTTTGGTCGTTGGCGTTTCTTGTTCAATTGCTTTTATGTTGTCATAAATTGGTTGTACTTTTAACAACATGCCAGCACCACCACCATAAGGGTAGTCATCCACAGTTTGGTGTTTGTTATCGGAGAAATCACGGAAGTTGGAGACATTCATTTCAAGTAATCCTTTTTCACGTGCTTTACCAATAATTGATTCACCCATAGGACCTTCAAACATACGTGGGAAAAGGGTTAAGACATCAATCCTCATCATCTAACAACCCTTCTGGAATTTCGACATGTACTTCATTCGCATCTAGGTCAATATCTTTGACCACCGATTCAATATAAGGGATTAAAGCATCTTTTTGTCCTTTGCGTTGAACAACCCAAACATCGTTGGCACCAGGAGATAAAATTTCTTTGATTTTACCCAATGTTTTTCCTTGTTCATCAATGACGTTTAACCCAATTATTTCGTAATAATAATATTCATTTTCTTCTAAGTCTGTCAAAAATTCTTCGGCAACTTTTAAAATTCCATCACGGAAAGGTTCCACATCATTAATATTTGGGTAGCCTTCAAAAGTCAATAAGTCAAAGTTTTTGTGTTTACGATGTCCAGAGACAGTCAAATCTAAAGGTGCTTTGCCATTGCGGAATAAGGTCAGTTTTGCTCCTTTTTGATAACGTTGCTCAGGGAAATCCGTTTGTGAAATGACACGAACTTCACCACGAATGCCGTGTGTGTTGACGATTTTACCTACATTTAAATATTCAGTCACTTTTTTTCCTCATTTCTATTAAAGTCCTACTTATTTTAGCATGGTTGGCAATTGAATTCTAGATTTCTTACTTTGAACTTTTATGTTATAACTAAAATGAAAGGATTGACGAGATGGAGAAAACAATTTATTTAATTGAAGATGATGAAACAATTGTTTCTGTTTTGAAAAAACATTTGGAACATTGGGGGTATCGTGTTGTTTCACCAGAGAAATTTCCAGAGGTGTTGACTGAATTTCAGACAATTACCCCTGATTTAGTGTTGATGGATATTTCCTTGCCGTATTTCAATGGCTTTTATTGGTGCCAAGAAATTCGTCAATTTTCAGAAGTGCCAATTATTTTTTTGTCGTCTGCAGAAGAAAAAATGAATCAAATTATGGCGATGAATATGGGGGCAGATGATTTTATTGCAAAACCATTTGATTTAGGTGTGTTAGTTGCAAAAATCCAAGCGTTGTTTCGCCGTAGCTATCAATACGGACAACCAATCTTAACGTATCAACTGGCAGATGTCACTTTTAATCCTTTAGAAAATCAATTAAAATCTGCGCAAGAGTTAGTCACTTTATCGCCGACGGAAACGCGTATTTTAGCTGTTTTAATGCAAAAACAAGGGGACATTGTGCCCCGTGAAGAGATTATTCA
This window encodes:
- a CDS encoding Cof-type HAD-IIB family hydrolase; this encodes MTKKIIFSDIDGTLLDENHQLTNETRQVVQELQRRDVKIVLTSARPPKAMITIAEELTLQTPLVCFNGALITQVQSQQFVDLYSVALERLDTLMLYQLITSMFPAISINIYSSDRWLVEKIGTWEQQEMDITGVQPEVVDMHVFLKEYHPIHKILCMGDEKEIAQLEIALISANLLGVTCHLSKTTYLEIINKDVSKLAALEFLCRKYSLSLEEAVAIGDNYNDLPMIQHAGIGIAMGNAPERIKQQADVVTVSNQENGFSQALANCFELAILE
- a CDS encoding sigma 54-interacting transcriptional regulator, with the translated sequence MKRIEKVYQALLDIWQECEKQDFLMKPGSSAKELAEQLNLTRANTSLELNKLVREKRVLKIKSYPVGYLPIKVLEEKLQIQWDHQIEEITDLSTFVHRPTRKVKRNPFEMMIGSNNSLKKAVFQAKAAVYYPPNGLHMLLLGPTGSGKTFFANKIYQYSIFEKLIDEDAPFESFNCADYYHNPQLLLSQLFGYTKGAFTGAEEDHAGLVEKANGGILLLDEIHRLTPEGQEMLFYFIDHNRFNRLGETGFKRQAKVLIICATTEDPNSSLLETFLRRIPMTIQIPALNQRSLRERIELTKFLFEKEAKRVQRTFVIDIDVINALINTAAYGNVGQLQSHIQLICAQSFLHNLHEKNKISIGIQELPEEMLSQWSSSSKNIQRSREIEELVGVTTVIHPSEKGLDEEYEGLNIYEIIEEKVKILENEGIPEAQIHQYILTDLHLHVKNFINNKAVNYNLLKFVDPTISNLTIELKKIAEKNLGVRFDRKFLYYIGMHLDAYFRREKKDKLLSQLDIHTITSDHSREYEVAQLFKLEIETCLGVFLPEIEVIYLTMLLVSIETVEEKRQVSVLVVTHGNSTATSMVQVAVELLGAAPIVALDMPLNLSPDEMFQRILHQIEELETENGVLMLVDMGSLAMMENKLMEKSGVTIKTIPNVTTLIVLDVVRKINYMDLSLAGIYSSVMKDFLATVQLQDNGRAKAILSICTTGRGTAKKMEQMIAGVLQNSTEESVEIITVSSLKIHQAMPKLIEQYQILATVGTKDPKIDVPHISLEDLIEGSGDKVLRQAVGLPYEKKQRKPKNTVVKDLCQDALNTYLVYLNPYHLTDLLLDWTKELQMKVETTFSNILILKLVVHTAFAFERVIKQDSLTYTDPWREELKEPLEVVSNTIKSLEEKLVLSLSEDEKIFIAEVLLNE
- a CDS encoding PTS sugar transporter subunit IIA; translation: MVSILISGHGQISLGVLDAFEMIFGADPDVQAVPFLKGEGLPQVNEKFTNVYNTLDGNQELLILVDVFGGTPYNAAAQLAFGKENVDIVTGVNLPMLLEAAAGKNQSLAQLVEYLKEVSKDGIKNFKEEVRGIQTDEEDEEDLL
- a CDS encoding PTS system mannose/fructose/N-acetylgalactosamine-transporter subunit IIB; the protein is MKIELARIDDRFIHGQVLTKWVKLRPISRIIIVSDAVAQDEMRKTLILSVAPANVKASAVSVDKMVRAYQSPRYTNDTVMLLFENPEDIVDLVQKGVPLTEINVGGMRFERDRQQITKAVSVSSKNIEAFRKLHDLGVKLELRQLPGDTSVDFYKELVAKVGE
- a CDS encoding PTS mannose/fructose/sorbose transporter subunit IIC yields the protein MSVVQIILLLIVAGITGMGSVLDEGQTHRPLVACTLVGLVLGDITTGVILGGTLEMMALGWMNVGLAMAPDTAIASVISTILVITAHQGIGEGIAIAVPLAAAGQALTIFVRTIAVFFVHKADSYAEQGNFRGIEIMHISALLLQALRVMIPTFIISMISADAVSHFLNGIPEVVTGGLQIGGGIIVVVGYAMVINMMDVPYLKPFFYMGFLFAAFTNFNLVGFGGLGLCLALLFIQLKYNVIGGTSAPQPVASNQVAFDDLDDDLDDDLDA
- a CDS encoding PTS system mannose/fructose/sorbose family transporter subunit IID produces the protein MENTEKKLTKKDLNSMFWRSNFLLGSFNFERVQNMGFCFVMIPAIKRLYAPGQERNEALQRHLEWFNTQPWLTAPIFGVVSAMEEEKANKGEMPGSSIAAMKIGLMGPLAGVGDPIFWGTARPVLAALGASLAMAGSVSGPLLFFLLINAIRLVTKYYGLTLGYEKGNEIIKEMAGGTVKKLTEGASIVGLFVMGALVSKWTTINIPIVATRITNDDGEVVTQTVQNVLDSIMPGMLALVLTLFVAWLLKKNVSPLLIILVIFAVGIAGKAFGFLG